A region of the Equus quagga isolate Etosha38 chromosome 11, UCLA_HA_Equagga_1.0, whole genome shotgun sequence genome:
ACAGCGTGAGCTTCGGCCTCGGCTCTGCACCATGAAGAAGGGCGCCAATGGCTATGGCTTCAACCTGCACAGCGAGAAGTCCAAGCCAGGCCAGTTCATCCGGGCGGTGGACCCTGACTCACCCGCCGAGGCCTCAGGACTCCGGGTCCATGACCGCATTGTGGAGGTAATGCCTCTCACCTCTTCCCAGGGTCTTCCTTCCTGACTGCCTCCCTACAGATAAGCAACCCTTGGGGCAGCTGTCACACCATCTGCTCCTTGTTACCCCATGGGGCCCAGGCCGCCTATAGATGccagatagatggatggatggggggttgggggagaatggttggtgggtgggcaggagggaaagaaggaaaaacaggtgatggatggatgaatggactgACTTctttcctgcccccacctcccctgggcTCTTCTTCACCGAGCAGACACGCTCAGCAGCCCATGATTCAACTGTCCACCCAGGTAGAGGTCTGGGGCCACCGCCGGGGTTTCCTGCCTGAGGCCTCCATGTCAGGCACAGGGATGTGGGCAGGAGGGTGAAACAGGTGCATGCACACACTCTTGTGCTGTGCTCAACGGGAGAGGAAACGTGAATCAAATGCCATGGGCAAGTCCCAGAATCTCAGTCTTAGAACCTTAGAGCTTGAAGATCAGCTCTCCCAAGACTTCTCATTTTACACTTGAAcaagccaaggctcagagagggaagtcGGACAGTGAGTATGTAGAGAAGCCAGGGCCCAGCCCGGGCCTCCCAGATCTTTCCCATCTCATCTGTCAGAGCTGCGTTTGTTTAGTCTTGTCGgatattttctttgacttttcccATGTGTGCTGCCTCCCCATCTGACTGTCAAGTGGGAAGACCACTCGGCCTAGTTCAGGACCCTAAAGGCAAAGGGGGGCTGAGTGTCCCCACATTGCCAGCTGGCCAAGGATGAAGAGGACCACTTATATTTCTTCCACCTACCCACCCCAGAACTGAGGCCTGTGCCAGTaactcctgcccccacccacagGTGAACGGGGTCTGCGTGGAGGGCAAGCAGCATGGGGATGTGGTGTGCGCCATCAAGGCTGGTGGGGACGAGACCAAACTGCTGGTGGTGGACAAGGAGACTGATGAGTTCTTCAAGAAATGCAAAGTGATCCCGTCTCAGGAGCACCTGAATGGTGAGCTGAGTGGGGCAACAGGAGGCCCCCAATCAGAGATGTGAGCCAGTGCTCTAGACTTGACTGTGTCccaggtgaggggtgggcagCTTCCTGCCTCgaagctccctccctctccttcaggGGAGGCCCAGAGGTGTGGGTTGGGAGAGAGGGGCCTATGtcagaagaggaagcagggaTTGGCAGTGGTCCCTGAGGATGGCCTGGGCCCCACACTCCACCCCCAGCAAGTCCTCAGGGCAGTGCTGATGCAAGGAAAGGGTTAACTCTGGGGAGGCCTCCAGGCTTTGCTTCGTCAGATCAGAGTCCAGTGACAGGGGCCCAgtgcctccccctcccttctctcaggtTGTCTTGGAAACCCAGGCTTGCTGGCTCTAGAGAGCGGTGGGTGCCCCCTCGGTCCCTGGGCCcttgccctccccagcccccaccatcACCCTGCTAAGCCTGGCACCTCCCCCTGCCAGAGCCCAAGCCAAACAGGGCAGGGCTGCTACACTGGGTGGGGAGAAGTTCAGCTGTGCTCTGCTGTCTGGTCTGAACTTTCTCCCTGGGAAGATGGCTCCTGGGGGCATGGAGGAGGGGTGGAACCTCTTCGGACTTTGCAATGGGTAGGGCCTCCCTGAGGGTGTCAGGGTTATAGTTGCAGGGTGGGGGGACAGGGTCCACACTAAGGTCCTCTCACAGACTTCGATCCCTAGCTGGAGGGGCCTCTTGGATCTCAAGGTTCTTGGAAAGACAATGGGTCCGTTGAAATCCCTAGCAAACTGGGCAGAGGAGGTGGGCATCACCTTACCCTTGTCTCTCAAGCTTGTGGAAACCAGGTAACTCAGATACTCCCCTTCCTCAGTGACGGgtgaactgaggcccagagaagccccAGTCTTGCTTTTGGGGACATGGTGTTCGGGAAGACTCAGCTGAAATACTCAGCTCTTCAAATaccttcccctgcctcccccagcatCCTTCTCCCCGACTCTCAGTAGTCAGCCCTCAGAagtccctccctcttctctctctctctggttagGGAGGAAGAGCCCTAAGAACTACAGTGACTGCAGCCTCTGGCCAGGGGACCTGCACAGGGAGGGACTGGGGCAGGTCTCCTTCCCAGGTGTCCCTTGGGTTCTCCAGGGTGGTGTCCTCTCCTCATTCCTCCCACCTGGATGTAACTATCCCCATAGAAGAAGGCCCTCCCCTCCCAGTGGCTGCCTCCTGGCCACAGTGAGACAGCCTGGAGCTcgtggggaaggggctggcttGCGGGGAGTGGCAGAGcatccctctgcccctgcccagccgTTGTGGGAAGGCTATGGGTGTCAAAAGGGCAGAAACGGTGAGAGTCAGGTATGGCTGACTGCCCGGGCCCTGGTCCAGGGCAAGGGGAAAGATGCTCATTGATGTTAAGCTCAGAGTTCAGAAGGCACCCACCCAGGTTCACCAGTCCCTGGAGGTGGAACAGCCTTCCTTGCAGTGACGTGGGGCCTCTATCCTGAGTGAGTCCAATGAGGGTGACCCCAGGCTGGTGTTCTCTCCTCTATGACCCCTCCTGCCACCACCAGGTTTTCCATTGGCTGGGGAAGGGCACACCCAGGACACTTCTCTGAGCTCTCTTGTGCCTTCATCTCCACGTTGGCAAGTGGCCAAGGCAGGTACTAACCATAACCTGGGTGTGGTTCCAATTCTGATGACACCATCATCACCtaggaagcatttaaaaaatgttgattcCTAGGCCtgccccagacccactgaatatGCAGCTCTGGTGCcgaggcccaggaatctgtatttctaacaagcttccccAGATGATTCTTAGGTAGCCAGCCCAGAACTTCAGCTCCATCTAGGACAATGCTTTTTTTTCAAACAGCTCAATACCCATTAGTGGTTCATGAGATTAATTTAGTAGGCAGACAccagcatatttttttaaatgaaattgaatagaaaacatcaaagaGCTTTGCGATGCAGTGAGGATAAGTTGTGGGGGGATGTAGTAAGGGTAATTTGTTTCGTGAAACTTGtgttacacacatgcacaatctTTGTGTCATTGGGTCACCAAATGTACTTATAGGGGGTTGCAGGCAAGGCACTTTTAAGCACTGACCTCGGGAACAGGATCGAATTATCTGCCCAAACCCCACAGCTCTcgcctcctctccatccccatctCCCACACTCCAGGACTCacctctgctctttcttcctccacctATAGGTCCTTTGCCCGAGCCCTTTACCAATGGGGAGATCCGGAAGGTAAAGGCAGACCCCCTAACTGCTTCTCTGGCTCTCAGCCCGGGGGCTGCGGGAGGAGGGGGAAGGTGGCatggtggggaagaggagagctGTCTGGCTCAGGTTGGAACTGCGGTTTCCAAGCTGCTGCCTCCTGAGCTTCAAGCTGTGTAACTATTGGTGTACCCCTCGGCCCCCGCCTTAGGGCCAAGCATCGGCAGGGAGAGGCCTGGCTGGGCCCCTCTGCAGCCCGCCATCCTGGGTGACAAGCCCTGCCTCCAACTCCCCACTGTACAGAAGAGGCCATTCTTCCCCCCAAGAACAGAGCTTCAGTGTCTGGCCGCGCTGCCCAGCCCCTGCTACTTCCAGTCTGGGTTGGAAGAACaaagcccctcccccctcctccctgggcagaagggaaaagaaggcagTGGAGGCTGGGGAAGAGATGGTGGGGCTGGGTGCCAGCTGAGGCCACAGAGAAGCCCAGGCAGGAGCTGAGCGCCAAGCCTAATCCCTGGCCAAGGCCTTCATTCCGGGACAGGCCTTCTCAGAGTTGGACCAGGAGCAGGAGCGCTCTGCAGGGTCTGCTCAAAGGTTCCCCTTCCCCAGGGGCTCCTCCTGGGGGACACAACAAGGGGGGCAGCCCTGACCACTTGAACCCTCTGTCACTCAACCTATGGGTCTAGAACTCATCCACCTTATTCCTTCAGAGCCCTTCTTGGCTGCTTTGGGGTTAAGGTTTTAAGATTCCTGGGGTCAAGCCCAAGTAAACAGGTGGGCCACAGGAGGTTCAGGGAGTATCACATGCCAAGCAAAGAGGCCCTGGTGTCCCCACACTCCAGAAGGCGCGTCTTGGTCACTGGCCTAAAAGGCGAGCCAGCCCTGAAAGCTACATTGGGAGGACTTAAGAGGAGTGAGCAACTCAGCTAACCCCACAATGGTCCCTTCTACCTAGGTGGTGCAGCTAGCTGCCCTCTGAGCCTTGGaggaatgtaaaaatgtaaatctcTCTAGGGGCCCTGGCAGGCTCAGGCGGTGGGGCTTTGGTGTGTAATGGCAGGGCCGTGAGTGGAACTTCTCAGACCAAGGCACCTGTCTTCCCTGGGAACCCCCTTCCTTGCTCAGGACTTCCCCACTCCATCCTCCACCAACCCACAaccctcctctctgtgccaggagaaCAGTCGTGAAGCCCTGGCCGAGACGGCCTCCGAgagccccaggccagccctggctaGAACCACCTCCAGCGATACCAGTGAGGAGGTAGGCTGACTGGCTaggtgggtggggggtggcgcTGGTTTACAGGAAGCCCATTCCCAGGCCACACTCATTTCTGGCACACCAGCTGGCCTTGGAGGTCACATGCTGAGCCACGTTCTGTTCTTGTGACCTGGCTTCCCTGGGCGCTGCCCCAAGGGAGCCACCTCGCCGAGACTGAGGGCCCAGATGCCTCGCTGGGTGCTGACTCCCGCTCtgtgcctccccctcctctttaCAGCTGAATTCCCAAGACAGCCCCAAGAAACAGGACTCCACAGCACCCTCATCTACCTCCTCCTCTGACCCCATCCTGGACTTCAACATCTCCCTTGCCATGGCCAAAGAGAGGGCCCACCAGAAGCGCAGCAGCAAACGGGCCCCGCAGATGGACTGGAGCAAGAAAAACGAACTCTTCAGCAACCTCTGAGCGCCCCTCTCACCAGCCCCCCAGGAAAGCTGGAAGGGCTGGCCACTCCCATACTGCAACctaactcccttcccctcctccccacttacCCCCAAATCGACATACAAATCAGCACCAGCATCTCCCATCTTGGCAAATCTGCTTTTTCTAGAGAACTATATTCTTCCCTTACTACAAGGAAAGTGAATGTTTTTCCGTCCTGCCCCAATCAAAAAGCGGActctgtccccctcctcctcGCTGAGTGCTTCAGCCTACCAGCTGTCCCCTTGCCACCCCATCTGGGACATCACTGGGACCTGCACCAAGCAAGGACTGGACTGGTTGAGAGGTCACCTTCCCTCACGACCCCAAGTGATGACTGGGTCCAGGGTTGATCAAGGACTTGATTACAGCGACAACATCTCAGAGTGGACAGGAGTGCATCATCCTGAAAGTTGTGGC
Encoded here:
- the NHERF1 gene encoding Na(+)/H(+) exchange regulatory cofactor NHE-RF1 — translated: MSADAAAGAPLPRLCCLEKGPNGYGFHLHGEKGKMGQFIRLVESGSPAEKAGLLAGDRLVEVNGENVEKETHQQVVSRIRAALNAVRLLVVDPETDERLQKLGVQIREELLRAREEPGQAEAPAVAEALGAGGDNEPQAAAPEPREAEKSPPERRELRPRLCTMKKGANGYGFNLHSEKSKPGQFIRAVDPDSPAEASGLRVHDRIVEVNGVCVEGKQHGDVVCAIKAGGDETKLLVVDKETDEFFKKCKVIPSQEHLNGPLPEPFTNGEIRKENSREALAETASESPRPALARTTSSDTSEELNSQDSPKKQDSTAPSSTSSSDPILDFNISLAMAKERAHQKRSSKRAPQMDWSKKNELFSNL